The genomic stretch ATTAAGCGTATAATCATTTTTTATGGCGGACGGGATTCTAACGACATTCGCAAATAAACCACTTGCCTGAAACTGCTTTAAGACTTTTTCGGTAACAATCTTCTTTGGCGGGGCAACCCATCTTCGGTAGTGATAAAACTGAACCTGGTAGGGCGACTGCCGATAAACAATTCGATCTCCCTCATAAAGAACGTCCGCATCAAATTGCCTTATTCCAAGTGTTAAAGGAATTGCATGATTCCCGTTGCGTAAGTCCTCAATTCGATAATCGACACGATAATAAAAAGTCTGGGGCACGCTGCCGCAATTGGCAAGTAACCATAAAGCGAAAATGCATGCAGCTGTAATTTTAGTTTTTTTCATTCACCAACCTTTTAATTTTTAATTATTTAAGGCATTTTTCTTTCCGGGGGTGCTGCTTTTCTCACTAAGAGCCATGGACGTTCTTTGACGATTCGGGTAAATTCTGCCAAATTCTGAGAAGCAAATTGAAAATTTTCCATGATATCAACTATACTTGTCCCATTTGAAGAAATGACACCTTGAAATTCCCTTACTAAGTTTTGAATCTCAGTTATTAAAAGCCTGGCTTCTTCAGTCGTGGTTTCAACGTTCTCAAGTGATTTTTCAAGGCCACCCCTGGCTATCAATTCGTCTAAACTTTTGCTGGCTGCTACGAAGCGGTCGGTCAGAGTTTCCAAATTGGTTGATAATTTTACGAAACTTTTTCGGCCTTCATTTGAAAGTGAATCCATGTTCGCCATCATTGAAGAGAAATGCCGGCGGTTTTTATCCCCTAGCAGGGCGTTGAGCCCATCCATCATTTCCTGCAGTTGATCACTCACCTCAGAAAGCGGTTCGGCCATTTGC from candidate division KSB1 bacterium encodes the following:
- a CDS encoding membrane integrity-associated transporter subunit PqiC, producing the protein MKKTKITAACIFALWLLANCGSVPQTFYYRVDYRIEDLRNGNHAIPLTLGIRQFDADVLYEGDRIVYRQSPYQVQFYHYRRWVAPPKKIVTEKVLKQFQASGLFANVVRIPSAIKNDYTLNGEIQAFEEWDEGGSWYGLVTIEFKLQNSDFEIVWQKIFSEKTIIEKKEHVEIVKAISQSLNKVVKGSIEEIKNNLKFD
- a CDS encoding MCE family protein; the encoded protein is MDFQANEVKVGATIFFGATFLIIFLIAIFGISFGEETNEYQIYLNYIGGIDRGSLVKYGGMDVGTVSEIALPDNEKSGIGLKIKVTQKAPVRIDSEAFVTSIGLMADQHIEISSGTPGAPLLEPGSVLRSKEVLNFMQMAEPLSEVSDQLQEMMDGLNALLGDKNRRHFSSMMANMDSLSNEGRKSFVKLSTNLETLTDRFVAASKSLDELIARGGLEKSLENVETTTEEARLLITEIQNLVREFQGVISSNGTSIVDIMENFQFASQNLAEFTRIVKERPWLLVRKAAPPERKMP